Within Desulfobacter sp., the genomic segment ACCAGATCGGATATGATTTCAAGGCTTTCCGGGGAGACCTCGTCGGGATGGATGAAATGGGTGGCCACCTCCATGCGCTTTCCGTGCTGCTGAAGTTCCCAGCTCTTCTGCTTCAGATATTTGAGATAGGCGCCTTCATCCTTTAAAAAGAGATCCGGATAATATGCAACGGACCGGGTGGCCAGCCTCAGGGTCTGGACATGATCCACCGCCATGAGACCGTCAATGGTGGCGGCCATGTTGGCCCGGTTCATAAAGGGGTCGCCGCCGGTCACCACGATTTCCTTCACCGCAGGAGAGGCGTTGACATGGGCCACGGCCCTGTTCACATCGGCCGGGGTTGGGTTGGCCTCGTTTCTGGCGTCCTTGTGCTTCCTGAAGCAGAAGCGGCAGTATACCGGACAACTCATGTTCAGCAGAAAAATCACCCGGTTCTGGTACATCTGTTCCAGAAGGCCGTCATGGAACTGGCCGATCCAGGTATTGGTATGGCCCACGGATTCCAGTTCCTCAACAAAGGGCAGGTACTGGTAGGCCACATCCCTTGAAACCATCATCTGCCGGATGGTATGGCGGGAAATCCTTACCGGGTATTTTTCAATCACCGCCTGCAGGTCGGCCCGGTCCGCTTCCGGGATCTCCAGGTTGGCGGTTTCAGCCAGCTGTCCCGTACTTTTAATGGACACATAGCCCCGTCCCGGCAGTACCTGTTCCAGGATGTCCACCAGGAACATGGAGGGCATGGCTATTCCATTTACCTCAAGGCCGGATCCATTTCCGCTGCCCACGGCATCCAGAATTTCCCTGAAAAACCCTTCTGGATTATCCGGGTAACCGGTTGCCGACAGCAGATTGGAAAATTTTTCTTTTCCCTCCCCGATGATACCGGTAAAGGCCGGCGTACAAAACTGTGCGTGGCCGTAAACATCCAAAAATTGTGCAGCTGCCCGGACAAGACCGGCCAGGGGCACATCCACTGCCTTGCCCGAATGGACAAAGGCGGCCTTGATGCTGGTTTCTATTGTTGTCACACTACACCTCTTCTGCCTTGAAAATATAATAAACCATATGTTCCGGGAATCCGTATCCCAGAATCCTGCCCAGGGTCCGGTCCTCCTCCCCCGGGGGCACCCGGATCACCAGGTATTCCATGGACAGGTCCATATCCACCACCTGCTGCCAGGACAGGCCCTTTTTTTTAAGAAAAGCGTAAACCCGGTGACCGGTATCAAAGATGGACTGGCCCCGGTATTTTAAATCATGTTCAAAAATCACATACCCGGATTTGGGATCCAGCCCCTGTTTGATCCATAAAAAATTTTTTTTCTCAGGACCCTGTTTCCCTGGATCCTTCGACCCGCCGGAATGCGCTTCCATGGCAGCCGCCTGTCCGGCTCAGCCCTTCAACAGCCTGCAGTGGTAGGGATCCACCTTGACATAGACTTCGTCCCCCCTGCGAAAGGGGCTCCGCTTGACAAAATTGATCACATGGAGCACCTGGCCGGACTCAAGCTTGACAAAGTAACTGACCTCTCCACCCATGTAGCTGCGGTCCACAACGGTGCCGGTGAAATAATTCATCCCCTCTTCCCTTGAAAGCTCCGATGCATACCCCAAAAACATCTTCTGGGCACGGATCACGATCTCGGCCCGGTCACCTTGGGAAAAGGGGCCGGCCGGATTGACCAGAACCTTGGAACCGTCTGCAAGACCGACGGAGAAATACCCGTTTTCTTTGGCTTCCACCCTGGCCTCCATAAAATTGGAATGGCCCAGGAAATCCGCCACAAAATGGTTGGCGGACTCATTATACACATCTTCCGGGCTTCCTTCCTGCTGAACCTCTCCGTCCTTCATCACCACCACCTTGTCCGACATGGACAAGGCCTCGCGCTGGTCATGGGTCACAAAGATGGTGGTCACCCCCAGCTCCTGCTGGAGGTTATCAATTTCACGGCGCATATCCTCCCTCAGATTCTCGTCCAGGGCGGACAGGGGCTCGTCCATAAGCAGGACATCGGGCTCAATGACGATGGCCCGGGCCAGGGCGATGCGCTGCTGCTGCCCGCCGGAAAGCTGTGAGGGCATCCGGCTGCCCACCCCGGGCAGCCGGACCGTTTCAAGGGCCTTTTCAACCCGGGCCTGCATTTCAGATTTTGAAAACCCCCGGTACTTCAAACCAAAGGCCACATTGTCAAAAATGGTCTTATGGGGAAACAGGGCGTAATTCTGAAAAATCATCCCCAGATTCCGCTTGTGTATGGGCGTATCGTTAATCCGTTTTCCCTTGATGTAAATATCCCCCGTGGTCGGGGTTTCCAGCCCTGCCAGCATGCGCAGCAGGGTGGTTTTCCCGCAGCCGGACGGCCCCAGCAGGGTCACCAGGCTCCCTTCGGGAATATCCAGATCCATGGGTTTTACCGCCTTAACTTTTCCGAACCGTTTCTCAATATTGGAAAATTTTACAAATGCCGGGTCTTGTTCCTGTGACAAACCTGTTTCTCCGTTTTTTTACATTGATGTATCTATCAGTCCGTATTTGGACGAAAACTTGCCCAGATGCAAGGCGCAAGCAACTCTGAAACCGGAGCGTACTGGAGTACGTGAGGATTTCAGAGTTGTGCTGCAACGCGGCAGATGGGTGAGTTTTCGTTCAAATCCCCCTAACCAGCCATGATCCTGTCCCACTTCTCCGCCCACTCCAGCTGATGGCCGTTCCAATAGGCCGGGTCGGCAAAGAGATAGCCGTCCAGCTTGCCCGTGGGATCAAAGGCCGGCAGTTTTTTGACTTCATCGGGCATGGCCACACGGGCAGGGTCCAGTGAGGGCGGATAGTTCTGCCCCTTGGCCACGGCAATGGCCGCATCGGGTTCCAGCATGAAGTTCAGCAGTTCCTGGGCAACGGCAAGGTCGGTGCCCTTGAGCACATACATGTACTCCATCCAGGAATAGGTTCCGTCCGGGGCAAGGTATCCGATGGGATGCCCCTGCTCCTGAAGCGCCGCCACCCGGCCGGACCAGGCAACCGTGGCATAGATCTCACCGTTACCCAACAGGCTCATGAGTTCGGAGCCCGAGGCCCAGTATTTTTTCATGAGCTTGCGCTGGGCCTTGAGGGCATCCCATACCGCACCGATATCTTTAATATCATTGGGGTTCTGGCCGGTGTGCAGGGCCGCATACCAGATATTGGTCCTGAAATCCCCTCCCCAGGAGCCCAGTTTTCCCTTCAGACTCTTGTCAAAGAGCAGGGAGGCCCCCAGTTTTTCAGCCTTGTCCTTGGAAATTTTTTCGGTGTTATAGGCAATGCCGGTCTGTCCCAGGTCATAGGGCACGGCGGAGAGCGTCCCGCCGGAAATCCCTTTCAGGGTATCGGTCATCTTGGCCATGACATTTTTAAGATTGGGTATTTTGGCCTCGTCCAGAACCACCCCGAACCCCAGATCGGTGTATCTGGCATAATCGTAAACGGCGCTGAGGTGGGCGATATTGAATTCCCCTCCCGGCGGATAGGAGGCCTTGACCTGGGTTAAAAAGGCATCCATGCCGGTGAAGGCCGCATCAATAACCTTGATACCCGAGGCTTTGGTAAAGGGGTCAAAGGCAAATTTGCGCAGGGCCTCGGAGGTGGATCCGCCCCAGGAGTGGCAGGTAATGGATTTGCTGCCGGCAAAGGCCTTGTGAGCCAAACCAAAGGGGCTGCCCATTACCCCGAGGGCAGCACCGGCAATACCGACAAATTTGACGAAA encodes:
- a CDS encoding ABC transporter ATP-binding protein, which translates into the protein MSQEQDPAFVKFSNIEKRFGKVKAVKPMDLDIPEGSLVTLLGPSGCGKTTLLRMLAGLETPTTGDIYIKGKRINDTPIHKRNLGMIFQNYALFPHKTIFDNVAFGLKYRGFSKSEMQARVEKALETVRLPGVGSRMPSQLSGGQQQRIALARAIVIEPDVLLMDEPLSALDENLREDMRREIDNLQQELGVTTIFVTHDQREALSMSDKVVVMKDGEVQQEGSPEDVYNESANHFVADFLGHSNFMEARVEAKENGYFSVGLADGSKVLVNPAGPFSQGDRAEIVIRAQKMFLGYASELSREEGMNYFTGTVVDRSYMGGEVSYFVKLESGQVLHVINFVKRSPFRRGDEVYVKVDPYHCRLLKG
- a CDS encoding extracellular solute-binding protein — protein: MAKELEKRLEEVYHAYKDGQVSRRDFVKFVGIAGAALGVMGSPFGLAHKAFAGSKSITCHSWGGSTSEALRKFAFDPFTKASGIKVIDAAFTGMDAFLTQVKASYPPGGEFNIAHLSAVYDYARYTDLGFGVVLDEAKIPNLKNVMAKMTDTLKGISGGTLSAVPYDLGQTGIAYNTEKISKDKAEKLGASLLFDKSLKGKLGSWGGDFRTNIWYAALHTGQNPNDIKDIGAVWDALKAQRKLMKKYWASGSELMSLLGNGEIYATVAWSGRVAALQEQGHPIGYLAPDGTYSWMEYMYVLKGTDLAVAQELLNFMLEPDAAIAVAKGQNYPPSLDPARVAMPDEVKKLPAFDPTGKLDGYLFADPAYWNGHQLEWAEKWDRIMAG